One region of Mus pahari chromosome 16, PAHARI_EIJ_v1.1, whole genome shotgun sequence genomic DNA includes:
- the LOC110333911 gene encoding cathepsin L1-like, which translates to MTAVFLLATLCLGVVSAAPARDPSLDAVWEEWKTKHGKXYNTNEEGQKRAVWENNKKMIDLHNEDYLKGKHGFSLEMNAFGDLTNTEFRELMTGFQGQKTKMMMKVFQEPLLGDVPKSVDWRDHGYVTPVKDQGHCGSCWAFSAVGSLEGQIFRKTGKLVPLSEQNLVDCSWSYGNLGCDGGLIELAFQYVKENRGLDTRESYRYEAQDGPCRYDPTYSAANVTGFVKVPLSEDALMIAVASVGPVSVGIDTHHHSFRFYSGGMYYEPDCSSTNLDHAVLVVGYGEESDGRKYWLVKNSWGEDWGMDGYIKMAKDRDNNCGIATYAIYPTV; encoded by the exons ATGACTGCAGTTTTCCTCCTGGCCACTCTTTGCTTGGGAGTGGTCTCAGCTGCTCCAGCACGGGATCCCAGTTTGGATGCTGTATGGGAGGAATGGAAGACAAAACATGGGAAAANATACAACACG AATgaagaaggacagaagagagcagTGTGGGAGAACAACAAGAAGATGATCGACCTGCACAACGAGGACTATCTGAAGGGGAAGCACGGCTTCAGCTTGGAGATGAATGCCTTTGGTGATTTG ACCAATACAGAATTCAGAGAATTGATGACTGGTTTTCAAGGCCAAAAGACCAAGATGATGATGAAGGTCTTCCAGGAGCCCTTGCTGGGTGATGTCCCCAAGTCTGTGGATTGGAGAGATCATGGctatgtgactcctgtgaaagacCAG gGTCATTGTGGTTCTTGTTGGGCTTTTAGTGCGGTTGGTTCCTTGGAAGGACAAATATTCAGGAAAACAGGCAAACTGGTCCCTCTGAGTGAACAGAACCTAGTGGATTGCTCCTGGTCCTATGGCAACCTAGGCTGTGATGGTGGCTTGATAGAGCTTGCCTTCCAGTatgtgaaggaaaacagaggCCTGGACACAAGGGAGTCCTACAGATATGAAGCCCAG GATGGACCCTGCAGGTATGATCCTACATACTCTGCAGCTAATGTCACAGGCTTTGTGAAAGTCCCACTGAGCGAAGATGCCCTGATGATTGCTGTGGCCAGTGTGGGGCCCGTCTCAGTTGGAATTGACACTCATCACCACTCCTTCAGGTTCTACAGCGGCG GCATGTACTACGAGCCAGACTGTAGCAGCACTAACCTGGACCATGCCGTCCTGGTGGTTGGCTATGGGGAAGAGTCAGACGGCAGGAAGTACTGGCTGGTCAAGAACAG CTGGGGTGAAGACTGGGGCATGGATGGTTACATAAAGATGGCCAAAGACCGGGACAACAACTGTGGGATTGCAACGTATGCCATCTACCCTACCGTGTGA